A DNA window from Desertibacillus haloalkaliphilus contains the following coding sequences:
- a CDS encoding carbon starvation CstA family protein → MITFLLSIALLIIAYFTYGKVIEKLFGIKEQRQTPAYSMEDGVDYIPMGTNRNSLIQLLNIAGVGPIFGPIMGALYGPVAFIWIVVGCVFAGAVHDYLTGMISIRNRGAHLPELAGKFLGKAMKHVVNAIAVLLLLLVGTVFVTAPAGLLYDLMNGWVALGVVTGVIFLYYIFATMLPVDKIIGKVYPILGALLVLSAIGIGGMLIVTGAPIPELTFENMHPAGDAIFPILMITIACGAISGFHATQSPIISRTMKNERNGRKVFYGMMIVEGIIAMIWAAAAMSLFHGTDLSALIASGGAGLVVSEVAFTLLGAIGGTLAVLGVIVLPITSGDTAFRSARMIIADYINVSQLKIASRLWIALPMFVISFILTTIDFTLLWRYFGVTNAAISAIALFVGAMYLAIQYKFHWVATIPATFMTMVSLTFILSAPIGFGLPMTTSYIGATIGTVVVLALFAYKIKLNREVSDFQLDETIKDAA, encoded by the coding sequence ATGATTACATTCTTACTATCAATTGCACTATTAATAATTGCTTATTTCACATATGGTAAAGTTATCGAAAAGTTATTTGGCATCAAGGAACAGAGACAAACGCCTGCCTATAGTATGGAAGATGGGGTCGATTATATTCCAATGGGAACCAATCGAAACTCGCTTATTCAACTTCTTAATATTGCTGGTGTTGGTCCTATTTTCGGTCCAATTATGGGAGCGCTTTATGGACCTGTAGCCTTTATTTGGATTGTTGTCGGTTGTGTGTTTGCCGGGGCTGTACACGATTATTTAACGGGTATGATCTCCATTCGTAACAGAGGTGCGCACTTGCCAGAGCTTGCAGGGAAGTTTTTAGGAAAGGCAATGAAGCATGTCGTAAATGCGATTGCAGTTCTTTTATTACTCCTTGTTGGAACCGTTTTCGTAACAGCACCTGCTGGACTTTTATATGATTTAATGAACGGTTGGGTGGCGCTTGGTGTCGTTACAGGGGTTATTTTTCTTTACTACATTTTTGCAACGATGCTTCCTGTTGATAAAATTATCGGTAAAGTTTATCCAATTTTAGGTGCACTTCTTGTCTTAAGTGCCATTGGGATTGGTGGAATGTTAATTGTAACTGGTGCTCCAATTCCAGAGTTAACGTTTGAGAATATGCACCCAGCAGGGGATGCGATTTTCCCAATCTTGATGATTACGATTGCTTGTGGAGCAATTTCTGGTTTCCATGCGACGCAATCACCTATCATTTCAAGAACGATGAAAAATGAAAGAAATGGTCGTAAAGTATTCTACGGAATGATGATTGTTGAAGGTATTATTGCAATGATTTGGGCTGCTGCTGCGATGAGTCTATTCCATGGCACAGACCTAAGTGCTTTAATTGCTTCAGGTGGGGCTGGTCTAGTTGTAAGTGAAGTCGCGTTTACATTGCTTGGTGCGATTGGTGGAACATTAGCTGTTCTCGGTGTTATCGTACTTCCGATTACTTCAGGGGACACGGCTTTCCGTTCTGCACGAATGATTATTGCTGACTATATTAACGTATCGCAATTGAAAATTGCTAGTCGCTTATGGATCGCGTTACCAATGTTTGTAATTTCATTTATTTTAACAACGATTGATTTCACACTATTATGGAGATACTTCGGGGTAACCAATGCGGCGATTAGTGCGATTGCTTTATTCGTAGGAGCGATGTATCTAGCCATTCAGTATAAATTCCACTGGGTCGCTACGATCCCAGCAACATTTATGACAATGGTGTCTCTAACATTTATCTTAAGTGCACCAATCGGATTCGGGCTTCCGATGACAACGTCATATATTGGTGCAACAATTGGAACGGTAGTAGTGCTTGCATTATTTGCTTATAAGATAAAGCTAAATCGTGAAGTGAGCGATTTCCAGTTAGATGAAACAATCAAAGACGCTGCGTAA
- a CDS encoding 3-hydroxyacyl-CoA dehydrogenase/enoyl-CoA hydratase family protein, with protein MSGKIRKAAVLGSGVMGSGIAAHLANVGIPSLLLDIVPRELTEAEKAKGLTLQDPQVRNRLSATAKQKLLKQKPAPLTVNDNIDMIEVGNLEDDLHRLGEVDWIVEVVVENLDIKQKVFAQVEEYRKQGTIVSSNTSGISIEAMAEGRSDDFKEHFLGIHFFNPPRYLKLLEIIPTAHTKPDILSFMKTFAEDTLGKGVVEAKDTPNFIANRIGTYGLLVSAREMIEGNYSVGEVDSITGPMIGRPKSATFRTLDVVGLDTFLHVANNVYEQVDGKEKEIFNPPAFMKEMAEKGWIGSKAGQGFFVKQKTEKGKEILELDPNTLEYGPRKKLKTKATEASKQTKTLPEKMKALVYADDRAGNFLWKTLKATLIYSAEKCDKIANDISAVDDAMKWGFGWELGPFETWDAIGVEESVKRMEAEGETVPAWVKDMLASGQTSFYKNRNEYFHNGDYAIKQENKKNIHLKTVKENGNVILKNSGATLLDLGDGVAGLEFHSPNNSIGLDVIEMINKSIAEVEKNYQGLVIANEGKNFCVGANLMMMLMEAQDENFFEIDLVVRQFQKAMANIRYSAKPVVAAPHSMALGGGAEVCMPAASIHASSETYMGLVEVGVGLIPGGGGNKELYLRQLEHLPKGANIDLQPIANKVFETIAMAKVGTSADESAKNGFLGPRDHVVINGDHRIYSAKQKVLQLAEAGYHPPQRKKIPVVGEAGYATLQLGAKTMKFAGQISDHDLKIAEQLAFVIAGGRVPKGSYVDEQYLLDLEREAFLSLIAEPKTQQRMQHMLAKGKPLRN; from the coding sequence ATGAGTGGCAAAATTCGTAAAGCGGCCGTTTTAGGTTCCGGGGTGATGGGTTCAGGAATTGCAGCCCACCTTGCAAATGTAGGCATTCCAAGTCTGTTGTTAGATATCGTTCCTCGTGAACTGACGGAGGCAGAAAAAGCGAAAGGCTTAACCTTACAAGACCCTCAAGTTCGAAACCGTTTAAGTGCAACAGCAAAACAAAAGCTTCTGAAACAAAAGCCAGCGCCGTTAACGGTGAACGATAATATAGATATGATCGAAGTCGGAAATTTAGAAGATGATCTTCATCGACTTGGTGAAGTTGATTGGATCGTTGAAGTCGTTGTAGAGAACCTCGATATTAAACAAAAAGTGTTCGCGCAAGTGGAGGAGTACCGCAAGCAAGGAACAATCGTCAGTTCAAATACATCCGGGATCTCCATTGAAGCGATGGCAGAAGGACGCTCCGATGACTTTAAAGAACACTTCTTAGGTATACACTTTTTTAACCCACCACGATACTTAAAATTATTAGAAATCATTCCAACCGCACATACAAAACCAGACATTTTATCTTTTATGAAAACATTTGCTGAAGACACGCTCGGCAAAGGCGTCGTTGAAGCGAAGGATACACCGAACTTTATTGCTAACCGCATCGGCACATACGGATTGTTAGTTTCGGCACGAGAAATGATCGAAGGCAATTATTCAGTCGGTGAAGTCGATTCCATCACCGGCCCAATGATCGGCAGACCAAAAAGTGCTACCTTCCGCACGCTTGACGTCGTCGGTTTAGATACATTTTTACATGTCGCCAACAACGTCTATGAACAAGTCGATGGCAAGGAAAAAGAAATCTTTAACCCACCAGCATTTATGAAAGAAATGGCGGAGAAAGGCTGGATCGGTAGCAAAGCTGGGCAAGGATTTTTCGTCAAACAGAAAACCGAAAAGGGCAAGGAAATTCTTGAGCTTGACCCAAACACGCTCGAATATGGCCCGCGTAAAAAATTAAAAACGAAAGCGACAGAAGCTAGTAAGCAAACCAAAACGCTACCAGAAAAAATGAAAGCGCTTGTATATGCGGATGACCGTGCCGGCAATTTCCTTTGGAAGACGTTAAAAGCGACCCTTATTTATTCAGCGGAAAAATGTGACAAAATTGCCAATGACATTTCAGCCGTTGATGACGCGATGAAATGGGGCTTTGGCTGGGAGTTAGGTCCATTTGAAACGTGGGATGCGATCGGTGTTGAGGAATCCGTCAAACGAATGGAAGCAGAAGGCGAAACCGTCCCTGCTTGGGTAAAAGACATGCTCGCCTCAGGGCAAACATCATTTTATAAAAATCGTAACGAGTACTTCCACAACGGCGACTATGCGATCAAGCAAGAGAACAAAAAGAACATTCATCTAAAAACCGTTAAAGAGAATGGCAACGTCATTTTAAAAAATAGCGGAGCAACACTGCTTGACCTTGGCGATGGTGTCGCTGGACTTGAGTTCCACTCGCCAAATAACTCGATCGGCTTAGATGTAATCGAGATGATTAACAAATCAATTGCTGAGGTTGAAAAAAATTATCAGGGCCTCGTGATCGCCAATGAAGGGAAGAACTTCTGTGTCGGTGCGAACTTAATGATGATGTTAATGGAAGCACAAGACGAAAACTTCTTTGAAATCGATCTCGTTGTCCGTCAGTTCCAAAAAGCGATGGCAAACATTCGCTATTCAGCAAAGCCTGTCGTCGCAGCACCACATAGTATGGCCCTCGGCGGTGGAGCAGAAGTTTGCATGCCAGCAGCTAGCATTCATGCCTCATCTGAGACGTACATGGGTCTTGTTGAAGTCGGTGTCGGCTTAATTCCCGGGGGCGGCGGTAACAAAGAGCTCTATCTCCGTCAGCTAGAACACTTGCCAAAAGGGGCAAATATCGATCTACAGCCAATCGCTAATAAAGTGTTTGAAACGATTGCAATGGCAAAAGTCGGGACATCAGCAGATGAATCGGCCAAAAACGGTTTCCTTGGACCGCGTGACCATGTCGTGATCAATGGAGATCACCGCATCTATAGTGCAAAACAAAAAGTATTGCAACTAGCTGAAGCAGGCTATCATCCACCACAGCGTAAAAAGATTCCGGTTGTCGGTGAAGCGGGTTATGCGACCTTGCAGCTAGGGGCAAAAACGATGAAGTTCGCCGGTCAGATTAGTGATCACGACTTAAAAATCGCTGAACAGTTAGCCTTTGTTATTGCAGGTGGTCGTGTACCGAAAGGCTCATATGTTGATGAACAATACTTATTAGATTTGGAGCGTGAAGCCTTCTTAAGTCTGATCGCGGAACCAAAAACGCAGCAGCGGATGCAGCACATGTTAGCGAAAGGAAAGCCGTTACGTAACTAG
- a CDS encoding acetyl-CoA C-acetyltransferase, with product MKEAVIVSGARTPVAKAKKGTLKDVRPDDLGALTVKETLKRAGDFDASVIDDVIIGCAMPEAEQGMNMARNISALAGLPYTTPAITINRYCSSGLQSIAYAAERIMLGHSGAIIAGGAESMSLIPMGGHVISPNPTLVEEAPEYYMGMGYTAEEVANKYEVSRADQDAFAVESHKRAAQAIAAGKFDDEIVPVDVTLRSVGSDHKLKEKQITFSKDEGVRPETTVEGLAKLRPAFHPKGSVTAGNSSQMSDGAASVLVMDREKAEADGLTPMAKFRSFAVAGVPPEVMGIGPIEAVPKALKLAGLQVEDIGLFELNEAFASQSLQVIRTLGLDHNKVNVNGGAIALGHPLGCSGAKLTLSLIHELKRSGEQFGVVTMCIGGGMGAAGVFEIL from the coding sequence TTGAAAGAAGCGGTTATCGTTTCTGGTGCGAGAACACCAGTTGCAAAAGCGAAAAAAGGGACGTTAAAAGACGTAAGGCCGGACGATTTAGGGGCGCTGACAGTCAAAGAAACCTTGAAGCGGGCGGGAGACTTTGATGCAAGCGTTATCGATGATGTCATTATCGGTTGTGCGATGCCTGAAGCAGAACAGGGGATGAACATGGCTCGCAACATTTCAGCCCTTGCTGGATTGCCGTATACAACACCAGCGATTACGATCAATCGCTATTGCTCTTCAGGGCTGCAAAGCATTGCCTATGCGGCTGAGCGGATTATGCTCGGTCACTCCGGTGCGATCATTGCCGGTGGAGCGGAGTCGATGAGCTTAATCCCGATGGGTGGGCACGTGATTTCACCGAACCCAACCCTTGTGGAGGAAGCACCTGAATATTACATGGGGATGGGCTATACAGCCGAAGAAGTCGCAAATAAATACGAAGTGAGCCGTGCCGATCAAGATGCGTTTGCGGTGGAAAGTCATAAGCGCGCCGCACAAGCGATTGCGGCTGGAAAATTTGACGATGAGATTGTACCTGTTGACGTCACCCTACGGTCTGTTGGCAGTGACCATAAATTAAAAGAAAAACAGATCACATTTTCAAAAGATGAAGGCGTTCGCCCGGAAACTACGGTTGAAGGTCTTGCCAAATTAAGACCGGCCTTCCATCCGAAAGGCTCAGTCACAGCGGGGAATTCCTCGCAAATGAGTGATGGTGCCGCATCGGTGTTGGTGATGGACCGTGAAAAGGCTGAAGCAGATGGTTTAACACCAATGGCGAAGTTCCGGTCTTTCGCTGTTGCTGGTGTTCCACCTGAAGTGATGGGGATTGGCCCGATCGAAGCCGTGCCAAAAGCGCTTAAGCTTGCTGGTTTACAAGTAGAAGATATCGGTTTGTTTGAATTGAACGAGGCATTTGCGTCGCAATCCTTACAGGTGATCCGTACGCTCGGGCTCGATCATAACAAAGTGAATGTCAATGGTGGTGCGATAGCACTTGGTCACCCGCTAGGCTGTTCCGGTGCGAAGCTAACGTTAAGTTTGATTCATGAACTAAAACGTAGTGGTGAACAGTTCGGTGTTGTAACGATGTGTATCGGTGGAGGAATGGGTGCTGCTGGTGTGTTTGAAATTTTGTAA
- a CDS encoding LytR/AlgR family response regulator transcription factor — protein sequence MNKTFKVVIIDDELHSRDELTFLLERYQEVEVVGEADSGEKGLEVVMRKEPDVAFVDIEMPQMSGLELAKATGNMKKVPLIIFATAYPDYAVNAFRVQALDYLVKPFDEEQLDDTINRVKQRLTPSDKTEEKSLVTAKLAVEDEGRIVYLVPTDITYLFREGRETMICTKDRKFRSRTPIKDLEEKLKGYAFFRTHKSYLVNLDKIEELIPWFNGAYQVKVVGQNEEIPVSRNYVKSLRERLEL from the coding sequence ATGAATAAAACGTTTAAAGTAGTCATTATCGATGATGAACTACATAGTCGAGATGAACTGACATTTTTACTAGAGCGTTACCAAGAGGTCGAAGTGGTAGGTGAGGCTGATTCTGGTGAAAAAGGGCTAGAGGTTGTGATGAGAAAAGAGCCTGATGTTGCCTTCGTAGACATTGAGATGCCACAAATGTCTGGCTTAGAATTAGCCAAAGCGACTGGAAATATGAAAAAGGTACCTCTAATTATCTTTGCAACAGCCTATCCCGATTATGCAGTCAATGCATTTCGGGTACAGGCGTTAGACTATTTAGTTAAACCGTTTGATGAGGAACAATTGGATGACACCATCAATCGAGTCAAGCAGCGCTTAACACCTTCGGATAAGACAGAGGAAAAATCTCTGGTTACGGCAAAACTTGCTGTTGAAGATGAAGGGCGGATTGTTTATCTAGTCCCTACTGATATTACCTACTTATTTCGTGAGGGTCGAGAGACGATGATTTGCACAAAGGATCGCAAGTTTCGTTCAAGAACTCCGATAAAAGATTTAGAAGAAAAGCTGAAGGGCTATGCTTTTTTTCGAACACATAAAAGCTATCTCGTGAATTTAGATAAAATTGAGGAGCTAATTCCATGGTTTAATGGAGCATATCAAGTGAAAGTCGTTGGCCAAAACGAGGAAATTCCAGTTAGTAGAAATTACGTGAAGTCATTACGCGAGCGCCTTGAGTTATAA
- a CDS encoding YusU family protein: MDEKLNEQLDGLLEKYTELLLGEATPELKEKVKAWVLYSHISKSMPPLAKHWNEEYPDAKEAMKALVTDIQELNKANREK; this comes from the coding sequence GTGGACGAGAAGTTAAATGAACAACTGGACGGTTTACTTGAAAAGTACACAGAACTATTACTAGGTGAAGCAACACCAGAATTAAAGGAAAAAGTTAAAGCTTGGGTGTTGTATTCACATATTTCAAAAAGTATGCCGCCGCTAGCGAAACACTGGAACGAGGAATATCCCGACGCCAAAGAGGCGATGAAGGCGCTTGTTACTGACATTCAAGAATTGAACAAAGCGAATAGAGAGAAATAA
- a CDS encoding acyl-CoA dehydrogenase family protein — protein sequence MANTKEQFVKGGSFLVEDIETEKMFTPEDFTEEHDMIAKTTEEFVVGEVVPEIEKIEDHQFDISRRLLSEAGELGLLGADVPEAYGGIGLDKISSSVITEKFSRAGSFSLSHGAHVGIGSLPIVFFGNEEQKKKYLPPLATGEKIAAYALTEPSSGSDALGAKTTAVLNDAGTHYVLNGEKQWITNSAFADVFVVYAKIDGEHFTAFIVEKEFEGVSTGAEEKKMGIKGSSTRTLILEDALVPKENLLGEVGKGHVIAFNILNVGRYKLGVGCVGGTKRALELAVKYANERKQFKTSLSSFRLIQEKLADIATKTYASESSIYRTGGLIEDGFARLTEEEQNDGKAVADAIAEYAIECSLNKFFGSEVLDFAVDEAVQIHGGYGFMAEYEVERAYRDSRINRIFEGTNEINRMLVPGTIIRKAMKGELPLLEQATALQQELLTLMPEEVGTEPLAQEKYLLKMAKKIFLLVAGTGAQKYGKELQKEQELLVNVADIVSEIYAMESVIVRTEKAFKATGADANQQKLLLTEVYCQEAFEKIEAHAKESIVAMEEGDQLRTMLSVLRKLTRYTPINVIAKKREIAAKVIEAERYVV from the coding sequence ATGGCAAATACAAAAGAGCAATTTGTAAAAGGTGGTAGCTTTTTAGTTGAGGACATTGAAACAGAAAAAATGTTTACACCGGAGGATTTTACAGAAGAGCATGACATGATTGCCAAAACGACGGAAGAGTTTGTTGTCGGTGAAGTCGTTCCTGAAATTGAAAAGATTGAAGATCACCAATTTGATATTTCTCGCCGTTTACTGTCTGAAGCAGGTGAGCTTGGTTTACTTGGAGCGGACGTTCCAGAAGCTTATGGCGGCATTGGCTTAGATAAAATTAGTTCATCGGTGATCACGGAGAAATTTTCACGTGCTGGTTCATTTTCATTAAGTCACGGTGCTCACGTTGGGATTGGTTCCTTGCCGATTGTTTTCTTCGGAAATGAAGAGCAAAAGAAAAAGTATTTACCACCACTTGCAACAGGTGAAAAAATCGCTGCTTATGCATTAACTGAACCAAGCTCAGGGTCGGATGCGCTAGGCGCAAAAACGACTGCTGTCCTAAATGATGCAGGTACTCATTACGTCTTAAATGGTGAGAAGCAATGGATTACGAACTCTGCATTTGCTGACGTGTTCGTCGTTTACGCTAAAATTGATGGCGAGCATTTTACCGCCTTTATCGTTGAAAAAGAGTTTGAAGGAGTTTCAACGGGAGCAGAAGAGAAGAAGATGGGGATCAAAGGCTCATCAACACGAACATTAATTTTAGAAGATGCGCTTGTACCGAAGGAGAACTTGCTTGGTGAAGTTGGCAAAGGTCATGTGATTGCGTTTAACATTTTAAATGTTGGCCGTTATAAGCTTGGAGTTGGCTGTGTGGGTGGTACCAAGCGTGCACTTGAGCTAGCGGTCAAATATGCGAACGAACGAAAGCAGTTCAAAACGTCACTTTCAAGCTTCCGATTGATTCAAGAAAAGCTCGCGGATATCGCAACAAAAACGTATGCATCAGAGAGCTCCATTTACCGTACGGGTGGGCTGATTGAAGATGGATTTGCCCGTCTAACGGAAGAAGAACAAAATGATGGAAAGGCGGTCGCTGATGCGATTGCTGAATACGCGATTGAATGTTCATTAAATAAATTTTTCGGTTCAGAAGTGCTAGACTTCGCGGTCGATGAAGCGGTACAAATTCATGGTGGCTATGGATTTATGGCTGAGTACGAAGTGGAAAGAGCTTATCGTGATTCGCGGATTAACCGAATTTTTGAAGGGACAAATGAGATCAACCGGATGCTCGTTCCGGGGACGATTATACGAAAAGCGATGAAGGGCGAGCTACCATTGCTTGAACAAGCGACAGCCTTGCAACAAGAGCTGCTAACGTTGATGCCAGAGGAAGTTGGTACAGAGCCGTTAGCACAAGAAAAATATTTACTAAAAATGGCGAAGAAAATTTTCTTGCTTGTTGCTGGTACAGGAGCACAAAAATACGGAAAAGAGCTGCAAAAGGAGCAAGAGCTACTCGTCAATGTCGCTGATATTGTGAGCGAAATTTATGCGATGGAGTCTGTCATTGTCCGTACGGAAAAAGCGTTCAAAGCAACGGGCGCAGATGCTAACCAACAAAAGCTGTTGCTAACAGAAGTGTATTGCCAAGAAGCCTTCGAGAAGATTGAAGCACATGCAAAAGAATCGATTGTTGCGATGGAAGAAGGCGATCAACTCCGCACAATGCTATCTGTTTTACGTAAATTAACGCGTTATACGCCGATTAATGTAATTGCGAAAAAGCGTGAGATTGCTGCAAAAGTGATTGAAGCAGAGCGCTACGTCGTTTAA
- a CDS encoding spore coat protein: MNQNSKIENPQTQVPKSPQMNDRDFINDQLSTEKYMTSSYSVAMNEASHEGLYRDIATIANETQDCQRNLFNLMFKKGWYSFEAEPQQKLNQSYQQFSGYNNQFPYS, translated from the coding sequence ATGAATCAGAACTCGAAAATCGAAAATCCACAAACTCAGGTGCCAAAGTCCCCACAGATGAATGATCGCGACTTCATTAACGATCAACTATCGACGGAAAAATATATGACAAGCTCTTACAGCGTGGCGATGAACGAGGCAAGTCATGAGGGGCTTTACCGTGATATCGCGACCATTGCTAATGAGACGCAAGATTGCCAACGAAATTTATTTAACCTTATGTTCAAAAAAGGCTGGTATTCATTCGAAGCTGAGCCGCAACAAAAGCTAAACCAGTCCTATCAGCAATTCTCTGGCTACAACAACCAATTCCCATACAGCTAA